Within Ovis aries strain OAR_USU_Benz2616 breed Rambouillet chromosome 11, ARS-UI_Ramb_v3.0, whole genome shotgun sequence, the genomic segment taaTTCATAAAGGATATGCTGATAGTTACTAATTCATTTTGGTGGAAAGAAATAGGGTGAGGGTTCTGGTCTTGGCCCATTCTCTAGTGGACATACAGTGGGCTGACAGAAGGAGAATATGGTGGAGTCCACCACTCTACATAAATAGGCTGAAATTCTTCCCCTATCTCCATGGAATagtctctttcttttatttttctttcactatatTAAAGAGTCTATTTCTTTCCACCCGCCTTGCTAAGAGCTCATACTtggcctcctccagctcctccgtGCGCTGGATGGCATCCGTCTCATACTTGGTCCTCCACTGGGCCACCTCGCTGTTGGCCTTGGACATTGACCTCTGCAGCTCGGCCTTGGCTTCCTGCTCCTCCTCGTACTGTTCCCGCAATAGGTCACAGTCGTGGCGGGCTGACTGCAGGGCATGGGCCAGGGCGCTCTTGGCCTGGACCGACAGAAAGTGTGCATTCTAAGTTTGTGCTCTGATCACTGATATTCTCAGTGTAGAGGTGGATAGCGTGATATGCTGCAGAGTGACTGAAGGCATCAGCTGGAGAATTCTCACCTTAGTCTCCTCTTCTAGCTGCCTCTTCAATTCCTCAATCTGTTGCGTAAATGCTTGTTTGCCTCGGGATAGCTGAGACACCAGAGCATCTTTCTCATCCAGCTGTCGTGAAAATTCACCTGTGAGAGATAGAATGTGGTGATTTAGTTCTGTTGTCTAGGTGAAGAATAGCTTAATGAATGAAATAACACCAGAACTCTGTTATTTCATATGATAGGGAGAGTAACTCAAGAACTTTGATGCTGTTGAGaagtttatttcttattcttttcttcaaaAAGTGTGGGAGTTTTCCTCGGTATTTTAAAGTGGAGGGGGGTGGTTTGAGTAAtgctgaggcaaaaaaaaaaaaatctcttcagcCCATtgagattaaatttttttctgattataactTGTAATCATCCTGCTGGCTCACAGTAAAAAGACGGAGGAATAACATATCAGTGATAAAGGGGTGTACATGGCCAAAGAAATGATTCCTTTTTGATAGATGTACCCTGCACTCCAGGCCCTCCAAGTTCGCTGACCTGACTCTGTGTGTAGACGTGCCTTCTGGGCTGACAGTTCATTGATTAGGCGCTGGTGCTCCTCTTCCTTACTTTTCACTTCACTCAGTTGGTCCTCTAGCGTACGGCACATTTTCTCGAGGTTTCCCTGTGGTGGGAAGTAGAAAACAGGGAAAGATAACATGCTTCTCTTTGGAAGTTTGGGGAGCTGTAACTCTTTGCACAAAGGGGCTGAGTTTTCTTTACCTTCCTATCTACTGCAAAGCTCTGCACAGTGCCTTGGATGCAAAGTCAGAGACACCTGATTTTggctaaatgaataaatgaactattGTAAAAGTTAAATTATTGTCTTTTGGAACAAGAACGTCATTTAAATTCTGCATCATGGAGAATATGGTTTttatataagtttttttttcttctgtattttcattctttcatggTAATAATGACAAAGTTTAAAGTGGTTTTTCTACAAAGGAGATTGGAagattaaaatgatttatttcaatATAGTAATatctattaataattttaaagtttgaaataatGTCTAAGGCTTGTACAGTTAGATTAGATCATATAGAAACTCAGTCATTTTGAGTCATGGAAAATAAGATGAAATGGAACAGGTTAGTACATACCTTGGCTTTGGAGACAGTCTCCATGTTGCTGGCCAGGTCGTCGATCTCCATCTTCATCTCgctcttctccttctccagcttcTGCTTGACCCTCTGCAGGTTGTCGAGCTGCTCCCCCAGCTCGGCCACACTGTCCGCGTGCTTCTTGCGCAGAGCGGCCGCCGTGGCCTCGTGCTGCAGGGTGGCCTCCTCCAGGTCCCTGCGCATCTTCTGGAACTCGGCCTCCCGCTTCTTGTTCATCTCAATCTGGGCGGAAGTGGCCCCGCCGGCTTCTTCCAGCCGCTCGCTGATCTCCTCCAGTTCCCGGGAGAGGTCTGagcgctgcttctctgctttgGCGCGGGAGGCCCGCTCGGCCTCgatctcctcctccagctcctcgaTGCGGgcctggaggtggggagaagctCATTGTGAGCTGCGTTAAGCTCATTGGTAATTTTGTCAGGATGGATGAGACTGACGGAAACCACGGACTTACCTGTAACTCCTTGATCTTCTTCTGCAGCTGCATCCCGAGGGCCTGTTCATCTTCAATCTTGCTTTGCAGATTGCTCATTTCAAACTCCTTCCTGTGAGGAGAGCAGCATGTTAGCTCACGCCGTGTCCTCTTGCCAGTCTTCTTTTCTATGTGTAACTGAACATTTTTGTATGGCTGGTGATGAGGAAGTGCTAAGTGGGTGTTTTACAAGTCAGAAGTGTACCGTTTTCATTAAGTACAAAAGTCAAAGATGtcattatttgtatttgttttttctgtgTGCCGTGAAGTAATATTTTTGAGATCCAGATAGTGAGCAGCTTACAAATGTATTCTCTCATACTCACTTTTTGAGTTTCTCATCCAGTTGCTGCTTATCGTTTTCTATATCCATTGTGGATTCTTGGGCCAATTTTAGGTCACCCTCCAGTTTCCTCTTGGCTCTCTCTAAGTCCATGCGCAGTTTCTTCTCTTGTTCCAGAGATCCTTCAAGCTAAGtttataatgcattttatttGTTTCAGTTCTTAAGCACTGAATGTAGCTTTCAAAGACACaggagaattttaaaagatacagcaAATAGCATGAAagctttaattattattttcaaatcagCAATTAAAGGCTTATGAGCACTACTGATGGTTGAGTGTCACAATTGTTTATTTCACCTTAAGAGGAAACACCGTGTTTTTCACACTTACATCATCCACTTGCTGTTCTAGCTTGGTTTTAGATTTGGTCAGGGTGTTGACTTTGTCTTCTTCTGCCTGCAAGTCATCCAGGGTCTGCTGGTGGGCCTCCTGAAGGGCCTTCTTCTCCTTGGTCAGCTTTGCAATGTTTTCATCAAGACCTGCCATCTCTTCTGTGAGGTTTTTCACCTTTAGAGTTAAACAAATTACAGGAATATTAATGACATCCTGTTGTCTTGATGAGAAACACagtaatattttagaataatatcAACCTGAGATGAAAAATGGAAACTACAAGTTAACCCAGGCCTATGTGGCTGAAAAATATGGGAGATAAAGGTCAAGGTAAATGGATAAAAGTGATGAAGACTAAAGAGATGACATAATTATAACAGTACTTTCCGCATTCAATAATTTCAGGATTAAACATGCAGTTAAATATATCAGTAACAAGCTCACACTTGTGAACACTTTAAAATGGGTCACAATTTGTACCTTGTTCTCCGTGGCGTGTTTCTCCTTCTCAACCTTGGCCAGGGTCAGCTCAAGGTCGTCTATGTCTTTCTTCAGTTCTGAACATTCGTCCTCCAGTTTCCTCTTCTTGGCCGTCAGCTCAGCATTGATCTCTTCCTCATCCTCTGCTCTCTCAGTTAGCTCTTTGATTTTTGCCTCAAGTTGGATTTTGGTTTTAATCAATTGGTCACACCTTTCCTCTGCATCAGCCAAGCCATCTGCTTCCTAGAAGGGGAAAGGAAACATATTCATTTGTTTAAGCTGTATCTGCAAATACACAACAATGTATTAAAATGAGCAAACTTCAATGACTCAGTCAGAATGGTCAACACATATGCTAACTAACTTGTCAACTTAATCAAATGGACAAAATGTTAGTAATTGCAACCTactgattaaataaatataatagtgAATTTCTTCCAAATATCCATGTGTAGAaggtcaaatcaataaaattagcctTTTGGCAAAATCTGCTCCTTGGCTACTTTGGAAAAGTTACTTATTCATTCTAGGGATCAGTTTTCTCACATTTGAGGGGGGATTAATTTAGCCTTTTTTCTGTCCTGGTAAAAGCAACGTAACTTTCATTTTATGcacaaaaacatttattaaggGGAGAACAGTATAATGAAGGGAAGGttctagaaagaaaggaaaatgtttatggattttttttgtgtgtgtgactttgCTCACTGATGACGGAACTATGCATGAATGTGCCTTGAACCTATAGGGCATAATTTGTGACTTTGCATCTACTCTTCTTTAGGTCTGAGTTTTAGAGTTTTTGAAGGATAAACAATTATAACAAATGTTTCAATGAAAACCATTTATTTATGaatcttcagtttaaaaaagCCTCATATCCAGTCACTGATTGGATGATATGTAGCTGAACTGTGCAATGTCTCATACTCACAGATTGAACTTGGAGTTGTAAGTCGTTTTTCTCTTGCATCAGAGTCACCATTTTCTCTTCAagttctttcctttttgcctctgACTTAGCCAGCTCTTCTTTGGTCTTCTCAAATTCTTCCTTCATGttggccatctccttctctgtctctgcacTCTTGAGGAGGGGCTTGATCTTGAAATACAGCTTCATCCAGGGCCAGTGCTTGACGTTCATGAAAGCACGGACATTGTACTGGATGCAGAAGATGGACTCTCTGTTGGAAGAAAAGAGGCAAGTGAAGAAGAATGTGGAAAGTTAACATCTCTCAACAAAAATAATGACTGGATTAAGCTATGAAAATGTGGAGAAGTGAGACTTGTACTTGTTTCCTCACCTTCTCTCCATCATCTTCCTGAACTCCACTCTCGTCAGGAACCCTCTACAAATGGCCTGAGTGCGTGTGATGAGCTGAGCCAGCTTTTCATCTCGCATCTCCTCTAGAATTCCCAGCAGGCCAGCCTTAAAGAAAACCTTGCCAGAGTACAAGTTAAATATGTTACTTCTGCTCATAAGAAAGCCCAGCGGGGGTGAATTATGATAGAAATTAGGGTTGCTGGTACCTTGGTGTGACCAAATTTGTACTGGGTGTGGTCAATGTCAATAGACCCTAAAAGTTTCTCAGAAGCCTTCTTGCTGTCGATGAACTGACCCTCTGGGATAGCACTTGCATTTAGAACCTTATATCTGtcagaataaaaagaatataaaaatgtggATTTTCACTGAAAAGGAAGATGAAACTCTTGGTAGCTAccattgaaaaaattaatttgagttTTGGAGGAAAAATTTCCATTAAAACCATCAATGCCTTTTGTAAAACTTGAGAAGATAGGATGAAAAACTTAATGACTATGTAAACCAAGGCTTCTTTCTTTTACAATCACCTTTAAAATGGCTGAAGCTCATTTTTCAAGGAAAAGTCTTATAAATGAGTTGTAGATGGCAGTAGATAAAAATGAGCTGTAGATAAAAATGGCAATTTTTATATAAACTAAcacactgaaagggaaaaataaagagacaCAAACCTCTGTTTGAAGTCTGCATACAGGATTCTGCTGGGGAAGCCCTTCCTGCAGATGCGGATGCCCTCCAGCACACCATTACACCTCAGCTGGTGCAGGACCAGCTCGTGCTCCATGGCCCCTAAAAAAAGACATGTTTTCCATATAATAGTCTCCTGAGAAGTCACACTGGAGCTTGTCTGGGTATCCGAAGTGCCTTACCAGGAGTTTTAGTTTCATTGGGGATGATGCAGCGTACAAAGTGGGGGTGAGTGCTCCTCAGGTTGGTCATCAGCTTATTCAGATTCTCCTGTGGAACCATGTTAAAAGTTTCAAAGTAATTTCTACTTGCATCAACACGAGAGTTCCTAACAATGATCCTTAGTGAATTTGCCCCCATTTCACATTTTAATGAGCTGTCTCAATGAAGAATAAGTCATGATGACCAGGAGAAATCATATGTATGGATTATAGAGAGGAAATAATGGATTACAAAAAATCAGCCAACTTCAGTTTATTTTCCTCAAGTGCTGCCAATCAGAGAAAATTTGTATTGAGACTTCAGTCATATGAAGTAGATGTAACTGACTACATCTGCTTCAAAGAGGGTTTGATTTCATGTGAAATTTGCTTACTCTCAGAGCTTTTAGATATTGGGCTTAAGGGGTAAATGATTAATTTATCTAAAAGTTTATATGAAGAAGAGACACACCATGGGTCTTTTTGCTAAATTTTTCCttaaggaattttccagttttttggttttttttttttttttttttagtatgtcaCTACCTCAGTTTcaccatatatttatttaaaataattttttaagttatggtcatattattttttacaaaagtaaCCCTTTGGAATTCAAGAATATACTGTACCCTGAAAAGAGCTGACACAGTCTGGAAAGAAGAACCCTTCTTCTTGCCACCTTTCTTTCCACCGCCACCCTCTGAaacatgaaatggaaaaattaaaattatttacaattaTCCATAGACATCAGGGCTGCCAAAATTCCCTTGAGAATTTAAATTTGCACTCATTCACTCGTGTCATTCCTATCTTTCCATGTCTCTCCCCTTTCAACTTTAGATTAAGAAAATATGTGTTGGTTCATGTACTAGGCATttagaacaacagcaacaagaacaaaaaacccctgtgggtgaaaagaatatatgtggggaagggatgggagaCAGCTACTCCAAACAGGCCAAGTCTGTCCCCTGAAGGAAGTACCCAAGAGACAGTGTAGTAATGCCTCCTTAGTGCACACAATTGCAGGAGCGAAGGCAAAGTTGCATGCTTGGTCCCAGGTGGTGAACCTCTGGAAACCTGCAAGGAACTCCTATTTCCTATTTGCCTATACCTTTGTCCTGTTACTTGCACACTGGGGTTTAGGAGAATAAAACTTCAATTTCTTAAGCACTGGTAGGCTGACAAAAGATGTCCTCATTTCTAGCTTAGCTGAATCCTTGAAAAAcccaatattgttaaaatggtataAACAAGCTCTATGATCCTGAGTAAGTCTCTTAACCTcttggagtctctgtttcctcattggtGAAATGAGGCTATAGACAGAGTATCCATAGTGTCAACTGTAGCTTTGAAAGTCGGTGATCTTAGAATGATACCATGCTTATTAAATATACCTCATTCTATTAGCTCCACATTGGCCAGTATTTTCAATGGTAGATTTTGTTATATCTGTCTCTGATAAgcaatatatttctgttttgagaCTCTTAAGAATATATAATTGATCTTAAACATAACCTTCAGCACTTGGACCTCCAGCGAAGAGGAAAGCCAGAGTCTTCATTGCAGACTTCTGGTACAGCCCGACCACCGTCTCATTCAGGGGGTCCTTGTTCTTGTCCAGCCAGCCGGCAATGTTGTAGTCCACAGTGCCCGCATAGTGCACCAGGGAGAAGTGGGCCTCAGCCTTGCCCTTGGCAGGTTTGGGTTTCTGGAAGTTGTTGGACTTTCCAAGATGCTGTTCATAAAGCTTGTTCTTGAAGGAGGTGTCCGTGGCCTTGGGGAACATGCACTCCTCTTCTAGGATGGAGAAGATGCCCATaggctgagagaagaagagaaacatGTCACTTGAATTGTCTGCCTGCAGAAATAGTGGGTAGCATTCTGATCCTACTTGAGTAAGTACATCGTATCATTCTTTACAGTTAGTGAAAACTGATTTCTTTGGTCAGAAGTTGTTAAATGGCAAGTATTACTTGGGTGCCTATCAATACCCAGGTGTGTGCTGAGCTCTGGGATATGATGGAGAGTAAGATGAACAAGGAAGGACCTCCGGTGGAGTTTGTGTCTTTGCCCCAAAGCCTTGGAGCAGTGTTCCTCCAAGTGTGACTTGCCAGTGGGTTGTGTCAGAGACACCtggtaaaaatgcagattccgaGGCCCTACCCCACCCTTTCCCCAGAAGATTTCCAGGAGCGAGCTTAGGGGGATGTGCAGGTTTACTCAGTACTTGTGGGGTCTTTGGCACAACTGAGAGCCCCTGCTTTAAAGTACTAGGAACTCCGCCTTCAAATGCCAGCAGGAATGACTCCAAAACGGACAGAAATAAGTGAATCATGCTCTCCTCGGAGCCCTTTAATAAGGAGAGATGGTTTAAGAATCAGACTTGTCATCAGACTATGAGGGAGGGTAGAGTTCTGGACTCTAGGCAAGACTCAGTCTCCTTTTACCAGATCATCTACCTCAGAGTCGGCCAAAGGACCTTCCCTGATCTTAGTTACCAATAGAAACCTTTTACCCGAGTGTGCAGTGAGATTTGTGATTTTCCTCTAAATACGGGTCAGCAGTGGGACCCGTGGTCTGAGAAAGGAAGGCGAACCTTCTCGATGAGCTCGATGCAGGCGGCCAGGTCCATCCCGAAGTCGATGAACTCCCACTCGATGCCTTCCTTCTTGTACTCCTCCTGCTCCAGCACGAACATGTGGTGGTTGAAAAACTGTTGCAGTTTCTCGTTGGTGAAGTTGATGCACAGCTGCTCCAGGCTGTTGAACTaaataagtagaaaaaagaaGTGAGCATTCTTCTTGTGATAACAGCTTCTCTTTGAAAGGACTCTTCTTACATAGTTAGCCTAACTGCTCCCTGCATGAAAACACAACCCAACTCAGAGCGATGTCCCCATACGCAGAAGCCAAAGGGGTTCTAAGACACAGGTGAACCTTGCAAATACCAGGCTGAGCGAAGGAAGCCAGGTTCAAAGCTCTACATAGTGTATGAtgtcatttacatgaaatgtccagaataagcacATCCATACAGGCAGAAAGCAGATTTCCAGGGGATGGGGTAAGAGGGAAATGGGAACTGACTGCTTAGTGGGGAGTGGTTGCCCACTGGGTGGATGAAGATGTCCTAAAATCTATTGCACACATCTGTAAATATATCATTGAATTCAGTACTTAACTGGGTGAACTGCATGagatatgaattatatctcagtaaaaaacTGTTATTGAAAACTCTCAAAAAGTTTGCTGGTTTACACTGTCCTAAGCtctcatttgaaaatatgtgaATTACTCTTCATATTGTTGCTTAGAACAATATTATTTCTCTCTTCCCATGTTGGGTTGAGGATTTCTGGAAATGCTTTTGTTCCTAAACCCAGACAATCTCATCCAGTGTCCATGAGTGCACTCATAGAGAAAGGTGTGGAAATGAGACCTCCGGATCAGACATACCTGAAACACTGCTGTTGGGGAGAAGACTTGGGTAAACTGTATAGGAGGTATTCTGTCTCAGGCAGATGAATTTGAGTTTCTTTACCATGCCATTTCCGTCCCCTCTACTGGCCATGGAGGGCAGGTAGGAATCTCAGAATTGTGCTTTGAATTTGTCCTTGTCTTCCACACAGCCATCTCTGCTAACTATGAAATTGCTAACTATGTGCTGGGGGATGGCACTTAGGTCTTTAAATCCAGAAATCTTGTAATGGCAAAAGCTTCACAGAAGTAGATCCTTTATCTGGGGTGCTATGAGCTTTCTCTACAGGTCTTAGTTGAATTTACCCTGTTTGAGGTCAATAACATTTCCATTATCGAAGTTCACAGGTAGGAAATGACAGAGGTGGAGTTTGAACCCAAAGTTGATACCCTTTCATGGACTTTTTGATTGTCTTTGATGTGTCAATTTAAGGTGTTACGGTGTTAACTTTTTTATAGACTCTTTGTAGTAATGACTGCCACAGCAAGATTGGTAAGCTTTTCTCGTGCAAAGTTTCTGCTAACTCACATCAAAGATCTCAAAGCCAGCAATGTCCAAGACCCCGATGAAGTACTGCCTGGGCTGCTTGGTGTCCAGCTGCTGGTTGATGCGGGTGACCATCCACAGGAACATCTTCTCATAGACAGCTTTGGCCAGGGCACCCACTGCATTGTATACCTTCATGGACAGAGTAATAATTAGTGCTCTTATTAAAGACATGACCTGAAGGCCTGGAAAATGTATGATTCACAGAGGTTGTGCACTTACCTGCTGCACAGTCTGGCCTTTGGTGACAAACTCATTGCCGACCTTGACCCTGGGGTAGCAGAGGGCTTTGAGCAGATCAGCAGAGTTCAAACTCTGGAGGTAGGCAGCCTTGTCAGCAACTGCAGAGACACAATTCAGATATCCAGCATGGCCTACTGTGGCCCCATAACACCTATGGGCAGAGTAAGGAGGGAATCACTGCTATGTGGGGTTTTATTTGTGTGTCCATCAGATGCTCAGGTGTAAAGGAGACATGAGCTTGGAGTCGGTTTACTAGcctattttctct encodes:
- the LOC101111980 gene encoding myosin-4 translates to MSSDQEMAIFGEAAPYLRKSEKERIEAQNKPFDAKTSVFVVDPKESFVKAAVQSREGGKVTAKTEAGATVTVKEDQVFPMNPPKYDKIEDMAMMTHLHEPAVLYNLKERYAAWMIYTYSGLFCVTVNPYKWLPVYNAEVVTAYRGKKRQEAPPHIFSISDNAYQFMLTDRENQSILITGESGAGKTVNTKRVIQYFATIAVTGEKKKEEPTSGKMQGTLEDQIISANPLLEAFGNAKTVRNDNSSRFGKFIRIHFGTTGKLASADIETYLLEKSRVTFQLKAERSYHIFYQIMSNKKPELIEMLLITTNPYDYAFVSQGEITVPSIDDQEELMATDSAIEILGFTSDERVSIYKLTGAVMHYGNLKFKQKQREEQAEPDGTEVADKAAYLQSLNSADLLKALCYPRVKVGNEFVTKGQTVQQVYNAVGALAKAVYEKMFLWMVTRINQQLDTKQPRQYFIGVLDIAGFEIFDFNSLEQLCINFTNEKLQQFFNHHMFVLEQEEYKKEGIEWEFIDFGMDLAACIELIEKPMGIFSILEEECMFPKATDTSFKNKLYEQHLGKSNNFQKPKPAKGKAEAHFSLVHYAGTVDYNIAGWLDKNKDPLNETVVGLYQKSAMKTLAFLFAGGPSAEEGGGGKKGGKKKGSSFQTVSALFRENLNKLMTNLRSTHPHFVRCIIPNETKTPGAMEHELVLHQLRCNGVLEGIRICRKGFPSRILYADFKQRYKVLNASAIPEGQFIDSKKASEKLLGSIDIDHTQYKFGHTKVFFKAGLLGILEEMRDEKLAQLITRTQAICRGFLTRVEFRKMMERRESIFCIQYNVRAFMNVKHWPWMKLYFKIKPLLKSAETEKEMANMKEEFEKTKEELAKSEAKRKELEEKMVTLMQEKNDLQLQVQSEADGLADAEERCDQLIKTKIQLEAKIKELTERAEDEEEINAELTAKKRKLEDECSELKKDIDDLELTLAKVEKEKHATENKVKNLTEEMAGLDENIAKLTKEKKALQEAHQQTLDDLQAEEDKVNTLTKSKTKLEQQVDDLEGSLEQEKKLRMDLERAKRKLEGDLKLAQESTMDIENDKQQLDEKLKKKEFEMSNLQSKIEDEQALGMQLQKKIKELQARIEELEEEIEAERASRAKAEKQRSDLSRELEEISERLEEAGGATSAQIEMNKKREAEFQKMRRDLEEATLQHEATAAALRKKHADSVAELGEQLDNLQRVKQKLEKEKSEMKMEIDDLASNMETVSKAKGNLEKMCRTLEDQLSEVKSKEEEHQRLINELSAQKARLHTESGEFSRQLDEKDALVSQLSRGKQAFTQQIEELKRQLEEETKAKSALAHALQSARHDCDLLREQYEEEQEAKAELQRSMSKANSEVAQWRTKYETDAIQRTEELEEAKKKLAQRLQEAEEHVEAVNAKCASLEKTKQRLQNEVEDLMLDVERSNAACAALDKKQRNFDKVLSEWKQKYEETQAELEASQKESRSLSTELFKVKNAYEESLDQLETLKRENKNLQQEISDLTEQIAEGGKHIHELEKVKKQIEQEKGELQAALEEAEASLEHEEGKILRIQLELNQVKSEIDRKIAEKDEEIDQLKRNHLRVVESMQSTLDAEIRSRNDALRIKKKMEGDLNEMEIQLNHANRQATEATKNLRNTQGVLKDTQLHLDDAIRGQDDLKEQLAMVERRANLMQAEIEELRASLEQTERSRRVAEQELLDASERVQLLHTQNTSLINTKKKLETDITQIQGEMEDIVQEARNAEEKAKKAITDAAMMAEELKKEQDTSAHLERMKKNLEQTVKDLQHRLDEAEQLALKGGKKQIQKLEARVGLPTCSTPMLLVTAKWLTIFVLLQVRELENEVENEQKRNAEAVKGLRKHERRVKELTYQTEEDRKNVLRLQDLVDKLQSKVKAYKRQAEEAEEQANVNLSKFRKLQHELEEAEERADIAESQVNKLRVKSREVHTKVISEE